In Kordiimonas sp. SCSIO 12610, the following are encoded in one genomic region:
- a CDS encoding glycosyltransferase family A protein → MNTVIPKQNYVSIPVEDANIGKRPMGVVIPGFGHPKFLAEAIISACTQEIDCPVYVVVVDDGCKFPETGKTVRDLMSVYPDTLYYFRQKNTRLPGARNAGVRFLLNLDETIESIYFLDADNRLAPYSLSSFRNALGDDPSVGWAYPDIGFFGLSWGVHGYDVRETAPDYSIFKHLVANISEAGSLVRTSMFEKGVYFDEDMRSGFEDWDFWLTAISAGFKGVRANFSGFLYRRRPESMLAEARREADALLGRIKNKHSKLFSSSYIAEREHIEAPAFAVIMTDKDEVCLFSDPLAPARTVSYAQFDSMVTNWLVNAKEYFFPQFVLAMSEAAWNTLQAHQYILRSLFWRIRSNADGFEYYRIADGLYFDISFGLSSVDVQREADFACISASVLRSLMMADIETERKVIGKPRRNLVSIPQLVVNLDDVRNGEAPEYPANFVSVKEKELRNGILDLVARHRGFEKPLGHADRRFAGPAAPAVRKQLMPIKFGEDISYQPYLCASVQSKRLFIAVHANSLLKDQYKALLKLLDKSSDNFDEVMVGLDHEETIDLKACNIPIGDYPQITDIYTHRITNVAEEYRAYLERKIKLYFQHGDIYESSLVMRNAGAVIMLGDTAFLEVHGEARKNGAVGYLWLEPEFFENDEALLYALHKALAFEHALQAIISDDHDIKARLSAYGVPSDKIITTHDMFLDVFAADA, encoded by the coding sequence ATGAACACTGTAATTCCCAAACAAAACTATGTCAGTATTCCCGTAGAGGATGCAAACATTGGAAAACGCCCAATGGGGGTCGTTATCCCGGGTTTTGGGCATCCAAAGTTTTTGGCTGAAGCTATTATCTCCGCCTGTACGCAGGAAATTGACTGTCCTGTTTATGTGGTTGTGGTGGATGATGGCTGTAAATTCCCGGAAACAGGTAAAACCGTTCGCGATCTCATGAGTGTATACCCCGATACGCTTTATTATTTTCGTCAGAAAAATACCCGATTGCCAGGGGCGCGAAACGCAGGCGTGCGGTTCCTGCTTAATCTGGATGAAACTATCGAGTCTATTTATTTTCTTGATGCGGATAACCGCTTGGCGCCCTATTCACTAAGCAGTTTTCGAAACGCTCTAGGCGACGATCCATCGGTTGGGTGGGCTTATCCGGATATTGGTTTCTTTGGGCTAAGCTGGGGCGTGCATGGGTATGATGTCCGTGAAACTGCGCCGGACTATTCCATTTTCAAACATCTTGTTGCAAATATATCGGAAGCAGGATCGCTCGTGCGAACCAGTATGTTTGAAAAAGGTGTGTATTTTGATGAAGATATGCGAAGCGGGTTTGAGGATTGGGATTTTTGGCTCACGGCTATTTCTGCGGGATTTAAAGGTGTTCGGGCGAACTTTTCTGGTTTCCTTTATAGACGCCGGCCTGAAAGCATGCTTGCGGAAGCCCGGCGTGAGGCCGATGCCCTGTTGGGGCGGATTAAAAACAAACACAGCAAACTTTTTTCCTCGAGCTACATTGCAGAGCGTGAACACATAGAGGCTCCGGCGTTCGCTGTAATTATGACAGATAAGGACGAGGTTTGTCTGTTTTCTGACCCTCTGGCGCCTGCGCGAACAGTCAGCTATGCCCAATTTGACAGCATGGTCACAAACTGGCTCGTAAACGCGAAAGAATATTTTTTCCCGCAGTTTGTATTAGCCATGAGCGAGGCTGCGTGGAATACGCTTCAAGCTCATCAATATATATTACGGTCGCTTTTTTGGCGGATACGAAGCAATGCGGATGGATTTGAATATTACCGGATTGCAGATGGACTATATTTTGATATCAGCTTTGGTCTTTCCTCTGTGGATGTACAGCGCGAAGCTGATTTTGCATGTATTTCAGCGTCTGTACTTAGGTCCTTAATGATGGCCGACATTGAGACAGAGCGCAAAGTCATCGGCAAGCCAAGGCGAAATCTCGTCTCCATCCCACAGCTTGTCGTGAATTTGGATGATGTTAGAAACGGTGAAGCACCAGAGTATCCAGCGAATTTTGTATCCGTCAAAGAAAAAGAGTTACGGAATGGAATTTTGGATTTGGTTGCTCGCCACCGTGGCTTTGAAAAGCCACTAGGGCATGCTGATAGACGCTTTGCCGGGCCTGCTGCTCCTGCCGTTCGTAAGCAACTTATGCCGATAAAGTTTGGTGAGGACATCAGTTACCAACCGTATTTGTGTGCAAGCGTTCAAAGCAAAAGACTGTTTATTGCTGTGCATGCAAACAGTCTTTTGAAGGATCAATACAAAGCACTGTTGAAACTATTGGACAAAAGCTCAGATAATTTTGATGAGGTGATGGTCGGGCTTGACCATGAAGAAACAATTGATTTGAAAGCGTGCAATATTCCAATTGGGGACTATCCGCAAATTACGGATATTTATACCCATAGAATTACCAATGTTGCTGAGGAATATCGTGCCTATTTGGAGCGGAAGATCAAACTTTATTTCCAACACGGTGATATCTATGAAAGTAGCCTCGTTATGCGTAACGCGGGCGCGGTGATCATGCTTGGCGATACTGCTTTCCTCGAGGTTCACGGCGAAGCCCGCAAAAACGGCGCCGTTGGATATCTTTGGTTGGAGCCCGAGTTTTTTGAAAACGACGAGGCTTTGTTGTATGCACTTCATAAAGCACTTGCGTTTGAACATGCCCTTCAGGCGATTATTTCCGATGACCATGATATCAAAGCGAGACTGAGCGCTTACGGCGTCCCTTCAGACAAAATAATAACGACGCATGATATGTTTTTAGATGTCTTTGCCGCCGACGCGTGA
- a CDS encoding sulfotransferase, protein MEPDTDLRSDYPSEGFVFIVTYGRSGSTVMQSVLQAMDGYFIRGENNNALAAIFDFYEALNAAQTKNTKPNPPPHGPWYGIDEVDVDAVTRKAVDLFVSDVLKVPVGTRKAGFKEIRFHDVGVERFSHFLDFIVKFFPNTKFVFNKRDADGVSKSGWWRDVDYYDVLDMVETCDQLFDDYTRANPDICFTTKYEDFKGNPDAFRGLCAFMGEPFDEVKIKAIVDHKLKH, encoded by the coding sequence ATGGAGCCTGATACGGATTTAAGAAGTGACTACCCGAGCGAAGGGTTTGTTTTTATCGTCACCTATGGTCGCTCGGGCTCTACCGTGATGCAGTCTGTATTGCAGGCGATGGACGGCTATTTCATTCGCGGTGAGAACAACAACGCACTCGCCGCAATTTTTGACTTCTATGAAGCCTTAAATGCGGCACAAACCAAAAATACAAAGCCAAATCCGCCTCCCCATGGGCCTTGGTATGGTATTGATGAAGTTGACGTGGATGCGGTAACACGGAAAGCGGTTGACCTTTTTGTATCTGATGTGTTGAAGGTTCCTGTGGGTACAAGAAAAGCAGGCTTTAAGGAAATTCGCTTTCATGATGTTGGCGTTGAGCGCTTTTCCCATTTCCTTGATTTTATCGTCAAGTTTTTCCCGAATACCAAATTTGTTTTCAATAAACGCGATGCTGATGGGGTTTCAAAATCCGGTTGGTGGCGTGATGTTGATTATTATGATGTGCTCGATATGGTCGAAACCTGTGATCAATTGTTTGATGATTATACGCGGGCTAACCCTGATATTTGCTTCACAACAAAATACGAAGATTTTAAGGGGAACCCCGATGCCTTTCGCGGGTTATGTGCATTTATGGGCGAACCCTTTGATGAAGTAAAAATCAAAGCGATTGTTGACCATAAGCTTAAGCATTGA